A single window of Nicotiana sylvestris chromosome 5, ASM39365v2, whole genome shotgun sequence DNA harbors:
- the LOC138868731 gene encoding uncharacterized protein translates to MHIDELEQIEKPGWKRFFDRAANMKGVGIVAVLIFETGHHYPVTAQLRFYWTNNMAEYEEVLVFGDLDLLVHQIQGEWEMQDLKLILYRQCLHDLCQQFQSVEFRHIPRVHNEAVDTLATLASMLHHPDKAYVDPLHIQV, encoded by the exons atgcatatcgatgaactggagcaaatcgaaaaaccaggctggaaacgTTTCTTTGAtagggctgccaacatgaaaggagtcggaatagtaGCTGTGCTTATttttgaaacagggcatcactatcctgttacggctcagcttcggttttattggaccaataatatggctgagtatgag gaagtcttggtctttggTGActtggatcttctggtacatcaaattcaaggagaatgggaaatgcaagatttgaagctcatactgtaccgacaatgtttgcatgatctttgtcaacagtttcaatcagtggagttcaggcatattccaagggtccataatgaggccGTCGATACTTTGGCTACACTGGcttcaatgttgcaccatccagacaaagcttatgtcgatcctttgcatattcaagtctga